Proteins from a single region of Styela clava chromosome 1, kaStyClav1.hap1.2, whole genome shotgun sequence:
- the LOC144425666 gene encoding uncharacterized protein LOC144425666 — protein sequence MSKEDKYALQLMEDSVEIVDGHYQLPFPWQPGCPDLPDNRSVAMKRLKYIERKLKSDPVLKKKYCDTMEKYISLGFAKRIPNEYKVGNKGAVWYLPHHPVFSEQKPGKVRVVFDAASRCMNTSLNDQLLRGPDSANSLLGTLLRFRQHEIAIVADIEAMFHQVKVHPKDWNVLRFMWWPGGDLSQDPSEYFMVRHIFGSVSSPFCANWSLKKTAQDHQDEFDEKVVKGVERNFYVDDYLNGSSTVNQGIHIVRETNKLLEKKGFHLAKWKISNPEVLSEIPAKDRADSASSVNLEPEKIDRVLGIKWNIQEDCFGFDVNVKSKPATKRGILSVLSSIFDPMGIVAPVILKARILMQQLCRNNYGWDDKISNSENLLWNRWLEDIPGLEN from the coding sequence ATGTCTAAGGAAGACAAATACGCATTGCAATTGATGGAAGATTCAGTTGAGATCGTGGACGGACATTATCAGTTACCATTTCCATGGCAGCCAGGATGTCCTGATTTGCCAGACAATCGAAGTGTTGCGATGAAACGCTTAAAGTACATTGAACGAAAATTGAAAAGTGATCCTGTTTTGAAAAAGAAGTACTGTGATACTATGGAGAAATATATTAGTCTTGGATTTGCAAAACGTATCCCGAATGAATATAAAGTTGGCAATAAAGGTGCAGTTTGGTACTTGCCTCATCACCCTGTGTTTTCTGAACAAAAGCCAGGCAAGGTACGCGTTGTTTTTGACGCTGCATCACGTTGTATGAATACTTCCTTGAATGACCAACTATTGAGAGGCCCGGATTCGGCAAATTCTCTACTTGGAACACTTCTCCGCTTTAGACAACACGAAATAGCTATTGTGGCTGACATCGAAGCAATGTTCCATCAGGTGAAAGTGCACCCAAAGGATTGGAATGTATTGCGATTTATGTGGTGGCCTGGAGGTGATTTGTCACAGGATCCATCAGAATATTTTATGGTCAGGCACATATTTGGTAGCGTCTCATCTCCATTTTGCGCTAATTGGAGTTTGAAGAAGACGGCTCAAGATCACCAAGATGAATTTGACGAAAAAGTTGTCAAAGGAGTTGAGCGAAATTTTTATGTTGATGATTACCTGAATGGCTCATCTACTGTAAACCAGGGAATTCATATTGTTCGAGAAACGAATAAATTGCTGGAGAAAAAAGGATTTCATCTAGCAAAGTGGAAAATTTCCAATCCTGAAGTACTGTCGGAGATTCCTGCTAAAGACAGAGCAGACTCTGCGTCAAGTGTAAATTTAGAACCTGAAAAGATCGATCGAGTACTCGGAATAAAGTGGAATATCCAAGAAGATTGTTTTGGATTTGATGTTAATGTGAAATCAAAACCCGCAACAAAACGAGGGATTTTGTCTGTACTCAGTTCGATATTTGACCCGATGGGAATAGTGGCACCTGTAATACTAAAGGCAAGGATATTGATGCAGCAGTTATGTCGAAATAATTATGGATGGGACGATAAAATATCGAATAGTGAAAATTTATTGTGGAACAGATGGCTCGAAGATATTCCCGGACTTGAGAAttag